A genomic stretch from Gopherus flavomarginatus isolate rGopFla2 chromosome 3, rGopFla2.mat.asm, whole genome shotgun sequence includes:
- the LOC127046751 gene encoding interferon beta-like — MTSRCLLHVCLILLFSNEISSRLCTMLHFQQNKVNKESLELLKKMSGNFPSQCICERTVFKPTQEVSQLPLFQKENAKVAIQEILQEIFNIFSKNLTQSTWDGTSIVRFQNGLYQQIQWLEACLRAQMEKDLTNPQSEDLQHSSQRVKQYFQGIDAFLKEKQYSLCAWEIIGMEIPRCFVLIDKLTRSLSN, encoded by the coding sequence ATGACCTCCAGGTGTTTGCTGCATGTTTGCCTCATACTTCTCTTCTCCAATGAAATCTCATCTCGGCTCTGTACCATGCTTCACTTCCAGCAGAACAAAGTGAACAAAGAGAGCTTGGAGCTTCTGAAGAAAATGAGCGGAAATTTCCCCTCACAATGCATATGTGAAAGGACAGTTTTCAAGCCCACCCAGGAAGTTTCCCAACTCCCACTGTTCCAGAAGGAGAATGCCAAGGTGGCAATCCAAGAGATCCTCCAAGAGATCTTCAACATCTTTAGCAAAAACCTCACCCAAAGTACCTGGGATGGGACTTCTATAGTCAGGTTTCAAAATGGACTTTACCAGCAAATTCAGTGGCTGGAGGCATGTTTGAGAGCACAAATGGAGAAGGACTTAACCAACCCACAAAGTGAGGACCTCCAGCACAGCAGTCAGAGAGTGAAACAATACTTTCAGGGGatagatgctttcctgaaagaaaagcaatacaGCCTGTGTGCCTGGGAGATCATTGGCATGGAAATACCCAGATGTTTCGTACTGATTGACAAACTCACTAGAAGCCTTAGTAACTAA